Proteins encoded by one window of Arabidopsis thaliana chromosome 2, partial sequence:
- the DRP3B gene encoding dynamin related protein, with translation MSVDDLPPSSASAVTPLGSSVIPIVNKLQDIFAQLGSQSTIALPQVAVVGSQSSGKSSVLEALVGRDFLPRGNDICTRRPLRLQLVQTKPSSDGGSDEEWGEFLHHDPVRRIYDFSEIRREIEAETNRVSGENKGVSDIPIGLKIFSPNVLDISLVDLPGITKVPVGDQPSDIEARIRTMILTYIKEPSCLILAVSPANTDLANSDALQIAGNADPDGHRTIGVITKLDIMDRGTDARNHLLGKTIPLRLGYVGVVNRSQEDILMNRSIKDALVAEEKFFRSRPVYSGLTDRLGVPQLAKKLNQVLVQHIKALLPSLKSRINNALFATAKEYESYGDITESRGGQGALLLSFITKYCEAYSSTLEGKSKEMSTSELSGGARILYIFQSVFVKSLEEVDPCEDLTADDIRTAIQNATGPRSALFVPDVPFEVLVRRQISRLLDPSLQCARFIFDELVKISHQCMMKELQRFPVLQKRMDEVIGNFLREGLEPSQAMIRDLIEMEMDYINTSHPNFIGGTKAVEQAMQTVKSSRIPHPVARPRDTVEPERTASSGSQIKTRSFLGRQANGIITDQAVPTAADAERPAPAGSTSWSGFSSIFRGSDGQAAAKNNLLNKPFSETTQEVYQNLSTIYLKEPPTILKSSETHSEQESVEIEITKLLLKSYYDIVRKNVEDLVPKAIMHFLVNYTKRELHNVFIEKLYRENLIEELLKEPDELAIKRKRTQETLRILQQANRVS, from the exons ATGTCCGTCGACGATCTCCCTCCGTCGTCGGCCTCCGCCGTAACGCCACTAGGCTCCTCCGTGATTCCGATTGTGAACAAGCTCCAAGACATATTCGCTCAGCTAGGAAGTCAATCGACGATCGCTCTTCCGCAAGTAGCTGTCGTCGGAAGTCAAAGCAGTGGCAAATCCAGCGTTCTAGAAGCTCTCGTCGGCCGTGACTTTCTTCCTCGTGGCAATGATATTTGCACGCGCCGACCTCTCCGTCTCCAGCTTGTTCAGACGAAACCTAGCTCTGATGGTGGATCCGATGAAGAGTGGGGCGAGTTTCTTCACCACGATCCTGTTAGACGTATCTACGATTTCTCTGAGATTCGCCGTGAGATTGAG GCGGAGACTAATAGAGTATCAGGAGAGAACAAAGGTGTATCAGATATTCCGATTGGTTTGAAGATATTTTCACCTAATGTTTTGGATATTAGTCTTGTGGATCTTCCTGGTATCACTAAGGTTCCTGTTGGTGATCAGCCAAGTGATATCGAAGCGCGTATAAGAACGATGATCTTGACTTACATTAAGGAACCTAGTTGCTTGATACTTGCTGTTAGCCCTGCTAATACTGATTTAGCAAATTCAGATGCATTACAAATCGCAGGAAATGCTGATCCTGATG GTCATAGAACCATAGGTGTAATCACAAAG TTGGATATTATGGACAGAGGTACTGATGCTCGGAATCACCTTCTGGGAAAAACAATTCCTCTTCGACTTGGATACGTGGGAGTTGTAAATCGTAGTCAAGAG GATATTTTGATGAACCGTAGCATCAAGGATGCTCTTGTTGCAGAGGAAAAGTTCTTTCGTAGTCGTCCA GTTTACAGCGGTCTCACAGATCGTTTGGGTGTCCCTCAACTGGCAAAGAAATTAAATCAG GTCCTTGTTCAACACATCAAGGCACTGCTTCCTAGTTTAAAGTCACGTATCAACAATGCATTGTTTGCTACAGCAAAGGAGTATGAGAGCTATGGGGATATAACAGAGTCTAGG GGTGGTCAAGGAGCTCTTCTCCTCagttttattacaaaatactGCGAAG CATACTCCTCTACCCTGGAAGGgaaaagtaaagaaatgtCAACATCTGAGCTCTCGGGTGGAGCAAGAATTCTCTACATTTTCCAATCAGTATTTGTTAAGAGCTTAGAG GAGGTTGATCCATGTGAAGACTTAACAGCTGATGATATTCGGACTGCAATACAAAATGCAACTGGTCCCAGATCTGCATTATTTGTTCCAGAT GTTCCATTTGAAGTTCTTGTCAGGAGGCAAATATCTCGTTTATTAGATCCCAGCCTTCAGTGCGCTAGGTTCATCTTCGATGAGCTAGTAAAg ATTAGTCATCAGTGTATGATGAAAGAGTTACAGCGGTTTCCAGTCCTGCAAAAGCGCATGGATGAGGTTATTGGGAACTTTCTGCGAGAAGGTCTTGAACCTTCGCAGGCAATGATCCGAGATCTTATTGAAATGGAG ATGGATTATATAAACACCTCACACCCAAATTTTATCGGGGGAACTAAAGCCGTGGAGCAAGCAATGCAAACAGTCAAATCTTCTAGGATTCCGCATCCTGTTGCGCGGCCAAGG GATACTGTGGAGCCTGAGAGGACGGCTTCTTCCGGGAGTCAAATAAAAACCCGATCTTTTCTCGGCCGACAAGCTAATGGAATCATCACTGATCAG GCAGTTCCAACTGCAGCAGATGCTGAAAGACCTGCACCAGCTG GAAGCACAAGCTGGAGTGGTTTCTCATCAATTTTTCGGGGGAGTGATGGTCAGGCAGCTGCTAAAAACAACCTATTAAACAAACCATTCAGCGAAACTACTCAAGAAGTGTATCAGAACTTGTCAACAATCTATTTAAAGGAG ccTCCAACTATTTTGAAGTCATCTGAAACTCATTCAGAACAGGAGTCAGTTGAGATTGAGATAACAAAGCTATTATTGAAATCCTACTATGACATTGTAAGGAAGAATGTCGAGGACTTGGTCCCAAAAGCAATCATGCATTTTCTG GTAAATTACACGAAACGTGAGCTGCACAATGTTTTCATCGAGAAGCTTTACAG GGAGAACTTAATTGAAGAACTGTTGAAAGAGCCCGATGAGTTAGCGATAAAGAGGAAACGCACGCAAGAGACTCTTCGCATTCTTCAGCAGGCTAATCGGGTAAGTTGA